In Alkalihalobacterium alkalinitrilicum, a genomic segment contains:
- a CDS encoding DUF2627 domain-containing protein, translated as MQRFIALMILVIPAVIAGYGIKLMRDTVFQILHIPYFSLWFQFIAGLILCILGIAFIGGFIFHRDRKNNKIAPRFQKK; from the coding sequence ATGCAACGATTTATTGCATTAATGATTTTAGTTATTCCAGCCGTTATAGCAGGATACGGGATTAAACTGATGCGCGATACCGTTTTTCAAATTCTCCATATACCTTATTTCTCGTTATGGTTTCAATTTATAGCAGGTCTCATTCTTTGTATACTTGGTATTGCGTTTATCGGCGGGTTTATTTTTCATCGTGATCGAAAAAATAATAAAATAGCCCCTCGTTTTCAAAAAAAATAA
- the spo0A gene encoding sporulation transcription factor Spo0A produces the protein MQKVKVCIADDNRELVGLLNEYISAQDDMEVVGFAYNGQECLKIVEEKQPDVLILDIIMPHLDGLAVLEKLNQLGLKKKTNIIMLTAFGQEDVTKKAVDLGASYYILKPFDMDTLISNIRDMSGQKQHFIQKTVSYQQSALKQTVTKEFNLDASITNIIHEIGVPAHIKGYMYLREAITMVYNDIELLGSITKVLYPDIAKKFNTTASRVERAIRHAIEVAWSRGNIDSISSLFGYTVSHTKAKPTNSEFIAMVADKLRIEHKVS, from the coding sequence GTGCAAAAGGTTAAAGTATGTATAGCAGATGATAACCGAGAGTTAGTTGGTTTATTAAATGAGTATATTTCTGCTCAAGACGACATGGAAGTAGTAGGTTTTGCTTACAATGGTCAAGAGTGTTTAAAAATTGTAGAAGAAAAACAACCAGATGTACTTATTCTAGATATAATTATGCCTCATTTAGATGGTTTGGCAGTATTAGAGAAATTGAATCAATTAGGGCTCAAGAAAAAAACAAATATTATTATGTTAACAGCTTTTGGACAAGAAGATGTAACGAAGAAAGCAGTTGATTTAGGTGCTTCATATTATATTTTAAAACCATTCGATATGGATACGTTGATTTCCAATATTCGCGATATGAGTGGTCAAAAACAACATTTCATTCAAAAAACGGTTTCATATCAACAGTCTGCACTAAAACAGACAGTGACAAAAGAATTTAATCTTGATGCAAGTATTACAAATATCATTCATGAAATAGGGGTCCCAGCACATATAAAAGGGTATATGTATTTAAGAGAAGCTATTACAATGGTGTATAATGATATTGAACTGTTAGGTTCTATTACTAAAGTTTTATATCCAGATATTGCTAAGAAATTTAATACAACAGCAAGTCGTGTAGAGCGTGCGATCCGCCACGCAATCGAAGTTGCGTGGAGTCGAGGAAACATTGATTCGATTTCGTCGTTATTCGGTTACACAGTGAGCCATACAAAGGCAAAACCGACCAACTCTGAATTTATTGCAATGGTTGCTGATAAGTTAAGGATTGAACATAAAGTTAGTTGA
- the spoIVB gene encoding SpoIVB peptidase gives MYSEQIRKIIGTILLVFVIGIGFYKPVQEWISIPSQVVIFEGVEEQIVKQSPELGHLTAQSNQDHFMFNVTEHEEEQAITVLAQGQGDGEVTIQSGSLPTKKVDVKVLPEVKVVPGGQSIGVKLNTDGVLVVGHHLIQTENGEQSPGEIADILVGDMITEINGEKITRMSQVAAFVQEAGEKGKELDIQVKRDKKTMQKKLLPLKAKGESSYRLGLYIRDSAAGVGTLTFFDPITKKYGALGHVISDVDTKKPIVVHDGQIIRSSVTSIEKGSNGDPGEKLASFSDQRNILGSITKNSSFGIFGELTQPKQVKNELHDQAMPIALSSQVKEGPAKILTVVEGEKVQEYDIEIISSTPQKYPATKGLVIKVTDKKLIEATGGIVQGMSGSPIIQDGKIVGAVTHVFVNDPTSGYGCHIEWMLQEAGIDIYKQKDGTAKAS, from the coding sequence TTGTATTCAGAACAAATTAGAAAAATTATAGGAACAATTCTCCTTGTTTTTGTCATCGGTATTGGCTTTTATAAACCAGTACAAGAATGGATAAGCATTCCTTCTCAAGTTGTCATTTTTGAAGGAGTGGAAGAACAAATCGTGAAGCAATCTCCTGAATTAGGACATCTCACAGCTCAATCTAATCAAGATCATTTCATGTTTAATGTAACCGAACATGAAGAAGAACAAGCTATCACTGTTTTAGCTCAAGGGCAAGGGGATGGTGAGGTGACAATTCAGTCTGGGTCTTTACCGACTAAGAAGGTGGACGTAAAAGTTTTACCAGAGGTGAAAGTCGTTCCTGGGGGCCAATCAATAGGAGTGAAACTAAATACAGATGGAGTATTAGTTGTAGGTCATCATCTAATACAAACTGAAAATGGTGAACAGTCGCCAGGAGAAATTGCTGACATTCTCGTAGGAGATATGATTACAGAAATAAATGGAGAAAAAATAACAAGAATGAGTCAAGTGGCAGCTTTTGTTCAAGAAGCTGGCGAAAAAGGTAAAGAACTTGATATTCAAGTAAAGCGAGATAAGAAAACGATGCAAAAAAAGTTATTACCGTTAAAGGCAAAGGGAGAAAGTTCATACCGTTTAGGACTGTATATTCGTGATTCAGCAGCGGGGGTTGGAACTTTAACTTTCTTTGACCCAATAACGAAAAAGTATGGTGCATTAGGCCACGTCATTTCAGATGTTGATACGAAAAAGCCAATTGTTGTTCATGACGGACAAATAATTCGATCGTCGGTAACATCGATTGAAAAAGGGAGTAATGGAGATCCAGGTGAAAAATTAGCGAGCTTTTCAGACCAACGAAATATTTTAGGTAGTATTACTAAGAATAGTTCTTTTGGAATATTTGGAGAACTAACACAACCAAAGCAAGTGAAGAATGAGTTACATGATCAAGCCATGCCAATTGCTTTATCGTCACAAGTAAAAGAAGGCCCTGCGAAAATATTAACGGTGGTTGAAGGAGAAAAAGTTCAAGAGTATGATATTGAAATAATTAGCTCAACCCCTCAAAAATATCCAGCGACAAAAGGTCTCGTTATTAAAGTAACAGATAAAAAATTAATTGAAGCAACTGGTGGTATTGTTCAAGGCATGAGTGGTAGCCCAATCATCCAAGATGGAAAGATCGTAGGTGCAGTTACTCATGTATTTGTAAATGATCCAACCTCTGGATATGGCTGTCATATTGAGTGGATGTTACAAGAAGCTGGAATTGACATTTATAAACAAAAAGATGGGACTGCAAAGGCGAGCTAA
- the recN gene encoding DNA repair protein RecN, protein MLVELSIKNFAIIDELTVSLNKGLTVLTGETGAGKSIIIDAIGLLVGGRGSTEFIRYGANRAEIEGLFSIDQDHPVIEKAKALGIEVEEGMIIVRRDLTTNGKSICRLNGKLVTLGIIREIGQTLVDIHGQHEHQTLLQQERHISYLDSYAKNKLELTKSEYQTLYKKYMSVKQQLEQMNKNEQELAHRLDLIQYQLNEIEKANLSPHEDSDLLNEKFKLSNNEKLYKALHASYNSLYGEGKGLDWIHNTLSHVEEAVGIDPDFQSLVETVSNCYYLLEEVSFTLSHHFEQLEFDPHRLELIESRLNEISLLKKKYGPTVDEILEYAANVEDELDTLVNKDDRIQNLQKELNAIVLDLEVEAKALSQIRKQTALQLSDAVHEQLQALYMEKTKFAVELKVLPNGRFTEEGVDVAEFFLSPNPGEPLKPLSKVASGGEISRIMLAMKTIFSSGQGITSLIFDEVDTGVSGRVAQAIAEKINKISEKSQVLCITHLPQVAAMSDQHLFISKQQIEERTKTNVRQLSESEKINEIARMISGVEVTELTREHANELLLLAKKLKTKT, encoded by the coding sequence ATGCTTGTAGAATTGTCCATCAAAAATTTTGCAATAATTGATGAATTAACGGTTTCATTAAATAAAGGGTTGACTGTACTTACAGGTGAAACAGGGGCAGGAAAATCAATTATCATTGATGCAATAGGCTTATTAGTTGGTGGAAGGGGTTCAACCGAATTTATTAGATACGGGGCAAACCGGGCCGAGATTGAAGGTTTGTTTTCAATTGACCAAGACCACCCTGTCATTGAAAAAGCGAAAGCCCTTGGAATTGAAGTTGAAGAAGGTATGATTATAGTTCGAAGAGATTTAACGACGAATGGGAAGAGCATTTGTCGGTTAAATGGAAAACTTGTAACTCTTGGGATTATTAGGGAAATTGGCCAAACATTAGTGGATATTCATGGGCAACATGAACATCAGACGTTACTCCAACAAGAAAGACATATATCCTACTTGGACAGTTATGCAAAAAATAAATTGGAGTTGACAAAAAGTGAGTATCAAACACTTTACAAAAAATATATGAGTGTTAAACAACAGTTAGAGCAAATGAACAAAAATGAGCAAGAGTTAGCCCATCGTCTAGATTTAATTCAATATCAATTGAATGAAATTGAAAAAGCTAATTTAAGTCCTCATGAAGACAGTGACCTCTTAAATGAAAAGTTTAAATTGAGTAATAATGAAAAGCTCTATAAAGCACTTCATGCAAGCTATAATAGTCTTTATGGTGAAGGGAAAGGTCTCGACTGGATACATAATACTTTAAGTCATGTGGAAGAAGCAGTCGGAATTGACCCAGATTTTCAATCACTTGTTGAGACGGTTTCTAATTGTTATTACTTACTGGAAGAAGTTTCATTTACATTAAGCCATCATTTTGAACAGTTGGAATTTGATCCCCATCGTCTTGAACTCATTGAAAGCCGCTTAAATGAAATTAGTTTGTTAAAAAAGAAATATGGTCCAACCGTTGATGAAATTTTAGAATATGCTGCAAACGTAGAAGATGAACTGGATACCCTCGTAAATAAAGATGACCGTATACAAAATTTACAAAAAGAATTAAATGCAATCGTATTAGATCTTGAAGTAGAAGCAAAGGCATTATCTCAAATTCGAAAACAAACAGCATTACAGTTGAGCGATGCTGTTCATGAACAATTACAAGCACTTTACATGGAAAAAACAAAATTTGCAGTTGAACTTAAAGTATTACCAAATGGTCGATTTACTGAAGAAGGTGTGGATGTGGCTGAATTTTTTCTTTCTCCTAACCCTGGAGAACCATTAAAACCACTATCTAAAGTGGCATCAGGGGGAGAAATCTCTAGAATTATGCTAGCAATGAAGACTATTTTCTCATCAGGACAAGGCATTACTTCGTTAATTTTTGATGAAGTGGATACTGGGGTTAGTGGTCGAGTAGCTCAAGCAATTGCAGAAAAAATCAATAAAATTTCAGAAAAGTCTCAAGTGTTATGCATTACTCATCTTCCCCAAGTGGCCGCCATGTCTGATCAACATTTATTTATTTCAAAACAGCAAATAGAGGAAAGAACGAAAACAAATGTAAGGCAGCTTTCAGAATCAGAAAAAATTAATGAAATAGCAAGAATGATCTCTGGAGTTGAAGTTACTGAACTTACACGTGAACATGCAAACGAATTATTACTCCTTGCTAAAAAATTAAAAACCAAAACATGA
- a CDS encoding sigma 54-interacting transcriptional regulator: MKKVVIIGAGRGGTALLKLLMETRKMEVVAVSDINRKAPGIQFAVKNNIQTDTNWKNIINQNIDIVIEATDQNNLIEEIKQFCPSETTIISGTIANFIFQLIDEKEKFISYMKEHGTVQETILNSTHDGMIAINMDCEVTLFNEAAGKMADINAKTAIGKRIEDVLPSSHLPRVIHTKMEETNQEQLLDNGRKIITTRVPLICGEQMIGALAVFRDITEIVQMAEEVTNLKSIQTMLKAIIHSSDDAISVVDEQGLGIMINPAYSRLTGLLPEDVIGKPATADIYEGESMHMHVLKTRKAVRGVQMTVGPKRKDVLVNVAPVIVDGKLKGSVGVIHDTSEIKSLTDQLQRARQIIRTLEAKYTFDDIIGDSEEVKVAIEQAKLAATTPATILLRGESGTGKELFAHAIHNESERKYNKFIRVNCAAISETLLESELFGYEEGAFSGAKRGGKRGLFEEANKGSIFLDEIGELSGNMQAKLLRVLQEKEIVRVGGTKPISIDVRVIAATNVNLEKGMNDHTFREDLYYRLNKMPIFIPPLRERKEDLPQLCLHLLQKLNQDYGRAVELISNDALELINKYDWPGNVRELENVLGRAMIYMTLNEHVIETKHFQHLPTIEKATVNIERKSEESLTVETLAKQVEKFEKRIIIDTLNLCNWNKTATAKSLGLSVRNLYYKMEKHQIEKNFMQ; encoded by the coding sequence ATGAAAAAAGTCGTGATCATCGGTGCTGGGAGAGGTGGTACAGCGCTATTGAAGCTACTAATGGAAACGAGGAAAATGGAAGTAGTAGCTGTATCAGATATTAATAGAAAAGCACCTGGTATTCAATTTGCAGTAAAAAATAATATTCAAACAGATACAAACTGGAAAAATATAATTAATCAAAATATAGATATTGTCATTGAAGCGACGGATCAAAATAATTTAATTGAAGAAATAAAACAGTTTTGCCCTAGTGAAACGACGATCATCTCAGGGACGATAGCAAACTTTATATTTCAATTAATTGATGAAAAAGAAAAATTCATATCTTATATGAAAGAACATGGAACTGTACAAGAAACGATTCTCAATTCGACGCACGATGGAATGATCGCCATTAATATGGATTGTGAAGTGACATTATTTAATGAAGCTGCAGGTAAAATGGCGGATATTAATGCCAAGACAGCCATTGGAAAAAGAATAGAGGATGTATTACCTTCAAGTCACTTACCCAGGGTTATACATACAAAAATGGAAGAAACGAATCAAGAACAACTATTGGATAATGGGAGGAAAATTATTACTACGCGTGTTCCGTTGATTTGTGGAGAACAAATGATTGGGGCATTAGCTGTTTTTAGAGATATTACCGAAATCGTTCAGATGGCAGAAGAAGTAACTAATTTAAAAAGTATTCAAACGATGTTAAAAGCAATTATTCATTCGTCTGATGACGCAATTTCAGTTGTTGATGAACAAGGTCTAGGTATTATGATTAACCCTGCCTATTCACGTTTAACAGGTCTACTTCCAGAGGACGTTATTGGCAAACCAGCCACTGCTGACATATACGAAGGAGAAAGCATGCATATGCATGTCCTCAAAACGAGAAAAGCCGTCAGGGGCGTACAAATGACAGTAGGTCCTAAACGAAAAGATGTCTTAGTAAATGTAGCTCCTGTTATTGTTGATGGAAAATTAAAAGGAAGTGTTGGTGTCATTCACGATACGTCTGAAATAAAATCATTAACAGATCAATTACAACGTGCAAGGCAAATTATTCGAACGTTAGAAGCAAAATACACGTTTGATGATATTATCGGTGATTCAGAAGAAGTGAAAGTGGCTATTGAACAAGCCAAGTTAGCTGCAACTACTCCTGCAACAATTTTATTGCGAGGAGAGTCAGGGACAGGTAAAGAGTTATTCGCCCATGCTATACATAATGAGAGTGAACGTAAATATAATAAATTTATTCGTGTGAATTGTGCTGCGATATCAGAGACACTACTTGAAAGTGAATTATTTGGTTATGAAGAAGGTGCTTTTTCGGGTGCGAAACGTGGGGGAAAGCGTGGTCTTTTTGAAGAAGCGAATAAGGGAAGTATTTTTCTTGACGAAATTGGTGAGTTGTCGGGAAATATGCAAGCTAAACTTTTAAGAGTCTTACAGGAGAAAGAAATTGTTAGAGTTGGAGGTACTAAGCCAATTTCAATTGATGTACGTGTAATCGCTGCAACAAATGTAAATTTAGAAAAAGGTATGAATGATCATACTTTTAGAGAGGATTTATATTATAGGTTAAATAAAATGCCTATTTTTATTCCACCGCTAAGAGAACGAAAGGAAGATTTACCTCAACTTTGTTTACATTTACTTCAAAAGTTAAATCAAGATTATGGTAGAGCTGTTGAACTTATTTCTAATGATGCCCTTGAGTTGATCAATAAATATGATTGGCCTGGAAACGTAAGAGAGCTTGAAAATGTACTTGGTCGAGCGATGATTTATATGACACTAAACGAACATGTTATTGAAACAAAGCATTTTCAGCATTTACCAACAATTGAAAAAGCAACAGTAAACATAGAAAGGAAATCAGAAGAGTCTTTAACAGTTGAAACGTTAGCTAAACAAGTAGAGAAGTTTGAAAAAAGAATAATTATAGATACTTTAAATTTGTGTAACTGGAATAAGACAGCAACAGCAAAGTCATTAGGTTTGTCAGTAAGAAACTTATATTATAAAATGGAAAAACACCAAATTGAAAAAAACTTCATGCAATAA
- a CDS encoding glycosyltransferase family 2 protein, whose protein sequence is MDIQASVVVPAFNEQERIEKTLRTLKEQTWVKEVITVNDGSIDATGEICEKYSDTTIHFSHNKGKGQALKAGWEQARGEYIVCLDADIGTSAREGIKLLSPLNYPFIDVVIGTLPPAKTRGFGFVKRKAQNVIYQKTGKWLTAPLSGQRAFRRKWLMTLLSKDYSGFGIELAMTIDLLNAGAQLVEVDTQITHRYTGKNLSGIFHRGKQWFDIKAVVRGG, encoded by the coding sequence ATGGACATTCAAGCTAGTGTTGTCGTCCCTGCATTTAATGAGCAAGAGAGGATTGAAAAAACGTTAAGGACATTAAAGGAACAAACATGGGTAAAAGAAGTTATAACAGTAAATGATGGGAGTATCGATGCGACGGGTGAAATATGTGAAAAATATAGTGATACAACTATCCACTTTAGTCACAATAAAGGAAAAGGTCAAGCTTTAAAAGCAGGTTGGGAACAAGCTCGAGGAGAGTATATTGTATGTTTAGACGCTGATATTGGAACATCAGCAAGAGAAGGTATTAAATTATTATCACCGTTAAACTACCCTTTTATTGATGTTGTTATAGGAACGCTTCCTCCAGCTAAAACGAGAGGCTTTGGATTTGTGAAAAGAAAAGCTCAAAATGTTATTTATCAAAAAACAGGAAAGTGGTTAACTGCACCGTTATCAGGACAACGTGCCTTTCGCCGTAAGTGGTTAATGACGCTGTTAAGCAAAGATTATAGTGGATTTGGAATTGAATTAGCCATGACAATAGACTTATTGAATGCAGGTGCACAATTAGTTGAAGTGGATACACAAATTACCCACAGGTATACAGGGAAGAATTTAAGTGGGATTTTCCATCGTGGAAAGCAATGGTTCGATATTAAAGCAGTAGTGAGAGGTGGTTAA
- the steA gene encoding putative cytokinetic ring protein SteA, with protein MNRFLRGVCYEGQITKDLVKVIPQRSIALLHHEDIDCTAADGLVDKKVKAVLNMKRSMTGRYDHHGVLELLKAQIPVFDIVEIYDHNINLHRSKIKFINLDLYVRDETQWRKVAKVFKYTIKWVKELIKLSSFHVNELYNEFVNNSLAFADKELPEFINANVSNQPFKDLNGKEVVIVVRGTKYKKDLQTLLPRIKRKKLPIIAVDGAADGLAELGIIPNYIIGDMDSVSEKLLRSGANLIAHGYLNGVSPGYDRVCNLGLRCEKVSFVGTSEDVAIIFSYWANATVIYLVGGHNSMNDFLDKGRKGMGATLLTRMQAGHRIVDLKGIHRLELKKSEYSLPLFPIAGSFAALLFMTSSSKVQLLIMVLWNWVKAGGGV; from the coding sequence ATGAATCGGTTCCTGCGTGGTGTTTGTTATGAAGGACAAATAACGAAAGATTTAGTGAAAGTCATTCCACAACGAAGTATCGCTTTACTGCATCATGAAGATATCGATTGTACTGCAGCAGATGGATTAGTGGATAAAAAAGTTAAAGCGGTGCTAAACATGAAACGTTCTATGACGGGCCGCTATGATCATCACGGGGTATTAGAGTTGTTAAAAGCCCAAATACCTGTTTTTGATATTGTCGAAATATATGATCATAATATTAACCTACACCGATCAAAGATAAAGTTCATAAATTTGGACCTATATGTTAGGGATGAAACTCAATGGAGAAAAGTTGCCAAAGTTTTCAAATATACCATTAAATGGGTAAAGGAGTTAATTAAACTTTCATCATTTCATGTAAATGAATTATACAATGAGTTTGTTAATAACTCACTTGCTTTTGCTGATAAAGAACTCCCTGAATTTATAAATGCGAACGTAAGTAATCAACCATTTAAAGACTTGAATGGAAAAGAAGTTGTGATCGTAGTTAGAGGAACAAAATATAAAAAAGACCTTCAAACTCTTTTGCCAAGAATTAAAAGAAAGAAACTTCCAATAATTGCGGTTGATGGTGCAGCGGATGGCTTAGCTGAATTAGGAATTATACCTAATTATATTATCGGTGACATGGATTCAGTTAGTGAAAAATTACTTAGATCGGGAGCGAACCTTATTGCGCACGGATATTTAAATGGTGTTTCTCCAGGGTATGACCGTGTTTGTAATCTCGGGCTACGTTGTGAAAAGGTTTCGTTTGTTGGAACGAGTGAAGATGTTGCGATTATTTTTTCATATTGGGCTAATGCAACCGTTATCTACTTAGTTGGCGGCCATAACTCCATGAATGATTTCCTAGATAAAGGAAGAAAAGGTATGGGAGCAACCCTTTTGACCCGAATGCAAGCAGGTCATCGGATTGTTGATCTGAAAGGAATTCATCGATTGGAATTAAAAAAGAGTGAGTATTCTCTGCCGTTATTTCCGATAGCAGGTAGTTTCGCTGCGTTGTTATTCATGACATCAAGTTCTAAAGTTCAATTACTTATCATGGTTTTATGGAATTGGGTAAAGGCAGGAGGTGGAGTGTAG
- the ahrC gene encoding transcriptional regulator AhrC/ArgR, with amino-acid sequence MNKGQRHIKIREIITNQEIETQDDLVEQLKNSGYNVTQATVSRDIKELHLVKVPMMDGRYKYSLPADQRFNPLQKLKRALMDSFVSIDRSENMIVMKTLPGNANAVGALIDNLDWTEIMGTICGDDTILIICKHKEDTLSITERFLEML; translated from the coding sequence ATGAATAAGGGACAACGCCATATAAAAATTAGGGAAATTATTACCAATCAAGAAATTGAAACTCAAGATGATTTAGTCGAACAACTAAAAAATTCAGGTTATAATGTGACACAAGCTACGGTTTCACGTGACATAAAAGAGTTACACTTAGTTAAAGTCCCTATGATGGATGGGAGATATAAGTATAGTTTACCAGCAGATCAACGCTTTAACCCGCTACAAAAATTAAAAAGAGCATTAATGGATAGCTTTGTAAGCATTGACCGGTCAGAAAATATGATTGTTATGAAGACGTTACCTGGAAATGCAAATGCTGTTGGAGCTCTAATAGATAACTTAGATTGGACTGAGATAATGGGGACGATTTGTGGGGATGATACTATACTCATCATTTGTAAACATAAAGAAGATACCCTAAGTATTACTGAACGTTTTTTAGAAATGCTATAG